One genomic window of Centropristis striata isolate RG_2023a ecotype Rhode Island chromosome 20, C.striata_1.0, whole genome shotgun sequence includes the following:
- the mcmbp gene encoding mini-chromosome maintenance complex-binding protein isoform X1 — MPSTHDWIDNPLGVVEGMFAASQNNPNSGWEAKAVEFFKEHLKEKDSHTLVPSLNDVPLHYLKPNSLVKFRCLIQDMFDPEYYMGVYEAVDPSTKAKVQRCGKYKDVTDCAVEFNPMNTVTAERQTFYCVPIPGENPWVKESCAGSSQARVVPSTSYAPTRQKRSYEEDDDMDDMDTQPQKQRETHTAPQSQTEQHGNGDCKRRETEAPSNQTAPASHLDLNFPLPGEKGPSCLVKVYEDWDSFKLNDTLEVFGILSVSPALSALAEEKDASSSLLDPAESLMETAEEQRVHSPPASLVPRLHMLHARPLPHNNPLLPAATLQDNSAFLSSTLSEMASVRTELLTYFTHILLGDALAAEYLILHLISDVYSRRDVLPLGKFTLNLSGCPTVSSYTERVYKIIQQLVPSSFYLGMSLQNMNQMRLVPKKDYVANRLVSGALQLARNTSLFLDETQLEQGQLDTTGVHNVTALGNLISWQKVDYDFNYHQMEFPCNINVLIASEGRSLLPSDCQIHLQSQVAPTHMEEHLSMQPQASQLNKFRMYLSVARMLDYSISDEMTKSVEDDFVDMRKDDPQSVTAEDLHRMLVVARLLSLSLGQTTLSRDSWLRAKHMEMLRRSRMEQQKCVNGNEP; from the exons ATGCCTTCCACTCATGACTGGATCGACAACCCGCTCGGTGTTGTTGAAGGGATGTTTG cAGCTTCCCAGAACAATCCCAACTCAGGATGGGAGGCGAAAGCGGTTGAATTCTTTAAAGAGCATCTGAAAGAGAAGGACTCTCATACCCTG GTCCCGTCTCTGAACGACGTCCCTCTACACTACCTGAAGCCCAACAGCCTGGTGAAGTTTCGCTGCTTAATCCAAGACATGTTCGATCCGGAGTACTACATGGGAGTGTATGAGGCTGTTGACCCGTCCACAAAGGCTAAA GTGCAGCGATGTGGGAAGTACAAAGACGTGACAGACTGCGCT GTGGAGTTTAACCCCATGAACACGGtgactgcagagagacagaccttCTACTGTGTGCCAATCCCTGGAGAGAACCCCTGGGTGAAAGAGA GCTGTGCCGGCTCCAGCCAAGCCAGAGTGGTTCCCTCCACGTCGTACGCACCGACGAGACAGAAACGCAGCTACGAAGAGGACGACGACATGGACGACATGGACACACAGCCGCAGAAGCAGAGGGAGACGCACACTG CTCCTCAAAGTCAAACGGAGCAGCACGGGAACGGAGACTGTAAGCGGCGGGAGACAGAAGCTCCCTCCAACCAGACGGCTCCTGCCTCCCACCTCGACCTCAACTTCCCCCTGCCAGGAGAGAAAGGCCCCTCCTGCCTGGTCAAG GTATACGAGGACTGGGACAGCTTCAAACTGAACGACACGCTCGAGGTGTTCGGGATCCTCTCGGTCAGCCCGGCCCTCAGCGCTCTGGCTGAGGAGAA AGACGCCTCCTCGTCCCTCCTGGACCCTGCAGAGAGCCTGATGGAGACGGCGGAGGAGCAGAGAGTTCACAGCCCGCCGGCCTCGCTCGTCCCTCGCCTCCACATGCTCCACGCCAGGCCGCTGCCACACAACAACCCCCTGCTGCCCGCCGCCACCCTGCAGGACAACAGTGCAT TTTTATCTTCCACCCTGAGCGAGATGGCCTCCGTCAGGACGGAGCTGCTCACATACTTCACTCACATCCTTCTGGGAGACGCCCTGGCTGCAGAGTACCTCATCCTGCATCTCATCTCTGACGT CTACTCCAGACGGGACGTTCTCCCACTGGGCAAGTTCACCTTGAACCTGAGCGGCTGTCCGACCGTCTCCTCGTACACCGAACGCGTCTATAAGATCATCCAGCAGCTCGTGCCTTCC TCTTTCTATCTGGGCATGAGCCTCCAGAATATGAACCAGATGCGCTTAGTGCCAAAGAAGGACTATGTTGCCAACCGGCTTGTGAGTGGAGCGCTGCAGCTGGCCAGAAACACTTCCCTCTTCCTGGACGAGACCCAGCTGGAGCAGGGACAGCTGGACACAACAG GTGTGCATAACGTTACGGCCCTGGGCAACCTGATCTCGTGGCAGAAGGTTGATTATGACTTTAACTACCACCAGATGGAATTCCCCTGCAATATTAACGTGCTCATCGCGTCAGAGGGCCGCTCGCTGCTGCCG TCAGACTGCCAGATCCACCTACAGTCTCAGGTGGCCCCCACCCACATGGAGGAGCATCTCAGCATGCAGCCGCAGGCGTCACAGCTCAACAAGTTCAGGATGTACCTGAGCGTGGCTCGCATGCTCGACTACAGCATCTCTGATGAAATGACGAAG TCCGTCGAGGATGACTTTGTAGACATGAGGAAGGACGATCCGCAGAGCGTCACCGCAGAGGACCTGCACAGGATGCTCGTTGTGGCGAG gttgCTGTCTCTGAGCCTGGGACAGACGACTCTGTCCAGAGACAGCTGGCTGAGAGCCAAACACATGGAGATGCTGCGAAGGAGCCGGATGGAGCAGCAAAAGTGTGTCAACGGCAACGAGCCGTGa
- the inpp5f gene encoding phosphatidylinositide phosphatase SAC2 isoform X1 yields the protein MELFQAKDDYILQSGDRALWCSRKDGTMTVRPATDLLLAWNPVCLGLVEGVIGKIQLHTDLPLGLVLIRQKALVGILPGNHNVYKITKIAVIPLSDEEPQELELELCKKHHFGIDKPEKLAQSPDESKFLMKTFSQIKSNVAVPIKKKYSPAFQVKENKEKERLERRLLDELYKVFMDSDSFYYSMTYDLTNTVQRQGDSDKSGLPLWKQVDDRFFWNKHMIQDIIDLQVPEVDFWVTPIIQGFVQVEELVVNYNETSDEERSSPETPPQEVTCVDDIHPRFTVALISRRSRHRAGMRYKRRGVDTDGHVANYVETEQLIHVHSHTLSFVQTRGSVPVFWSQAGYRYNPRPRLEKGEKETMSYFSDHFEEQLKLYKKQVIINLVDQSGREKIIGDAYLKQVLLYNNPNLTYVSFDFHEHCRGMKFENVQILTDAISDIITDMKWAWVDQAGVICQQEGFFRVNCMDCLDRTNVVQASFARAVMEQQLKKLGVMPPEQPLPVKCYRIYQIMWANNGDTISRQYAGTAALKGDFTRTGERKLAGVMKDGVNSANRYYLNRFRDAYRQAVIDLMMGLPVTEDLYSIFSKEKEHEEKEKESQRGAQEQVSLLLQTYMQLLLPDDEKFHGGWALINCDMSLVDATNKDVDVLLLLSDKAYYIAYYDEEADKVNQYQRLNLEGLEKIEIGPEPTLFGKPKFCCMRLHYRSEETSGYFHTLRAATRNPEDDGKDTLQCIAEMLRITKQATGLDLLVVEKKLERRQSKPHEDIMGIQNKPADQGQGSSGLAQGKSFLLNKFSSLNQKVKQTKTNVNIGPFKPLGRLGTFSKPDVKVNFLKPTMHVNLWKSDSSLETSDNNPNTGVLKDIGDGHSEMSDDSDSYNSDPEHPCSGSLENVDYVLPSCGIVASNPRLGSRSQSIGSVELNIPSVIRVTGCDGKQESSPQASEDKSPGAASVAEEAILIDFGTPIEAYCHQFIQDAQTKPVEVFGEQPPAAVPLLNPAVPVQNKTLADSDKQPSSEPQQEPQLPRPSQLDVDSTTSGSNLLTVQKPSSAASGGSQRSLCSQLEGSLGPSPADSNGSRVVSPFAKIKSSMVQVASLTQAGLTQGINFAVAKVQKSPEPDTVVNEAQENELKAMFTQCQTRIIQI from the exons caaCAGACCTGTTGTTAGCTTGGAATCCGGTGTGTTTGGGTTTGGTGGAAGGTGTCATTGGAAAGATTCAGCTTCACACAG ACCTTCCTCTCGGCCTCGTATTAATCCGCCAGAAAGCACTGGTGGGCATTTTACCAGGCAACCACAATGTCTACAAGATCACCAAGATAGCTGTCATTCCTCTCTCCGACGAAGAGCCGCAGGAGCTCGAGCTGGAG CTTTGCAAGAAGCATCACTTTGGAATCGACAAACCAGAGAAACTGGCCCAGTCTCCCGATGAGTCAAAGTTCTTGATGAAAACCTTCAGCCAGATCAAATCTAATGTGGCTGTGCCCATCAagaaaaag TATTCCCCTGCCTTCCAGGTCAAGGAGAATAAAGAGAAGGAACGTCTGGAGAGGCGGCTGCTGGATGAGCTGTACAAGGTGTTCATGGACTCAGATTCCTTCTACTACAGCATGACCTACGACCTGACGAACACTGTGCAGCGTCAGGGAGACTCAGACAAGTCGGGACTACCCCTGTGGAAACAG GTGGACGATCGTTTCTTCTGGAATAAACACATGATCCAAGACATTATTGACCTTCAG GTGCCAGAGGTGGACTTTTGGGTGACACCGATCATCCAGGGCTTTGTACAGGTGGAGGAACTGGTGGTGAACTACAACGAGACGTCCGACGAGGAGAGGAGCAGCCCTGAGACTCCACCACAGGAGGTCACCTGCGTCGATGACATCCATCCCCGCTTCACCGTGGCCCTGATCTCCAGACGTAGCCGCCACCGCGCAG GGATGAGGTACAAACGCAGAGGAGTGGATACCGATGGCCACGTTGCTAACTATGTGGAGACAGAGCAGTTGATCCACGTGCACAGCCACACTCTGTCCTTTGTGCAGACTCGTGGCTCCGTGCCTGTCTTCTGGAGCCAGGCAGGGTACCGCTACAATCCCCGGCCACGCTTAGAGAAAG gTGAGAAGGAGACCATGTCCTACTTTTCTGATCACTTTGAAGAACAGCTCAAACTCTACAAAAAGCAG GTCATCATTAACTTAGTGGATCAAAGTGGACGGGAGAAGATAATTGGTGACGCGTATCTGAAGCAAGTCTTGCTTTACAACAACCCGAACCTCACATATGTTTCCTTCGACTTTCACGAGCACTG CCGAGGTATGAAGTTTGAGAACGTGCAAATACTGACAGATGCGATCTCTGATATCATCACTGACATGAAGTGGGCCTG GGTGGATCAGGCTGGAGTCATCTGCCAGCAGGAGGGCTTCTTTAGAGTCAACTGTATGGACTGTCTGGACAGGACCAATGTGGTCCAGGCTTCTTTTGCTCGGGCGGTGATGGAACAACAG CTTAAGAAACTAGGCGTGATGCCTCCGGAGCAGCCTCTGCCTGTCAAATGCTACAGGATTTATCAGATCATGTGGGCCAACAATGGAGACACCATCAGCAGACAGTACGCAGGCACAGCAGCTCTCAAG GGAGATTTCACCAGGACGGGGGAGAGGAAACTGGCTGGTGTGATGAAGGATGGTGTGAACTCAGCCAACCGCTACTATCTGAACCGCTTCAGGGACGCTTACAGACAAGCAGTCATCG ACCTAATGATGGGCCTGCCGGTGACGGAGGACCTGTACTCCATCTTCAGTAAGGAGAAGGAGCatgaagagaaggagaaagagagccaGAGGGGAGCACAGGAGCAGGTCAGCCTCCTGCTGCAGACCTACATGCAGCTTTTGCTGCCGGATGATGAGAAGTTTCATGGAGGTTGGGCACTCATCAATTGTGACATGAG CCTCGTTGATGCAACCAACAAAGACGTGGatgtgctgctgcttctgtctgACAAAGCCTATTACATTGCTTA CTACGATGAAGAAGCAGATAAAGTCAACCAATACCAGCGCCTCAATTTAGAGGGTTTGGAAAAGATCGAAATTG GTCCAGAGCCGACTCTGTTTGGGAAGCCAAAGTTCTGCTGCATGCGTTTGCATTACAGGAGTGAAGAGACGAGTGGATACTTTCACACGCTCAGAGCAGCAACACGAAATCCGGAGGATGACGGAAAAG ACACATTACAGTGCATAGCTGAGATGCTCCGCATAACTAAACAGGCCACGGGGCTGGACCTGCTGGTGGTTGAAAAGAAGCTGGAGAG GCGGCAGAGTAAACCTCATGAGGATATAATGGGCATTCAGAACAAACCTGCTGACCAGGGCCAGGGCAGCTCTGGACTCGCTCAGGGCAAAAGTTTCCTCCTCAACAAGTTCTCCTCTCTCAATCAGAAAGTGAAACAGACCAAGACGAACGTAAACATTGGCCCCTTCAAGCCCCTCGGGAGGCTGGGCACCTTCTCCAAACCTGACGTTAAGGTCAATTTCCTAAAGCCAACTATGCACGTCAACCTGTGGAAGTCAGACAGCAGCTTGGAGACTTCAGACAACAACCCCAACACAGGAGTGCTAAAAGATATCGGCGACGGGCACTCTGAAATGTCAGATGACTCCGACTCTTATAACTCTGACCCGGAGCACCCGTGTTCCGGTTCGTTAGAGAACGTGGACTATGTGCTGCCCAGCTGCGGCATCGTAGCATCAAATCCACGACTGGGCAGCCGCTCCCAGTCCATCGgcagcgtggagctaaacatcCCGTCTGTTATCCGAGTCACCGGCTGCGACGGGAAGCAGGAAAGCTCCCCGCAAGCCAGCGAAGACAAGTCCCCAGGGGCCGCCTCGGTGGCTGAAGAAGCCATTCTGATTGACTTTGGTACTCCCATTGAAGCCTACTGCCACCAGTTCATCCAGGACGCACAGACCAAACCCGTGGAGGTGTTTGGAGAGCAGCCTCCAGCCGCCGTCCCCCTACTCAACCCTGCCGTGCCTGTGCAGAATAAGACCCTAGCGGACTCGGACAAGCAGCCAAGCTCGGAGCCGCAGCAGGAGCCCCAGCTCCCCAGGCCGTCCCAGCTAGACGTCGACTCCACTACCTCCGGCTCCAACCTCCTCACCGTCCAGAAGCCCAGCTCCGCGGCCTCGGGAGGCTCCCAGAGGAGCCTGTGTTCACAGTTGGAGGGCAGCCTCGGCCCCTCGCCCGCCGACAGCAACGGCAGCCGAGTGGTGTCCCCCTTTGCCAAGATCAAGAGCTCCATGGTGCAGGTGGCCAGCCTCACCCAGGCGGGACTCACCCAGGGCATCAACTTTGCCGTGGCGAAGGTACAGAAGAGTCCGGAGCCAGACACTGTTGTCAACGAAGCCCAAGAGAACGAGCTGAAGGCAATGTTTACACAGTGCCAGACCAGGATCATTCAGATCTAG
- the inpp5f gene encoding phosphatidylinositide phosphatase SAC2 isoform X2 has protein sequence MELFQAKDDYILQSGDRALWCSRKDGTMTVRPATDLLLAWNPVCLGLVEGVIGKIQLHTDLPLGLVLIRQKALVGILPGNHNVYKITKIAVIPLSDEEPQELELELCKKHHFGIDKPEKLAQSPDESKFLMKTFSQIKSNVAVPIKKKVKENKEKERLERRLLDELYKVFMDSDSFYYSMTYDLTNTVQRQGDSDKSGLPLWKQVDDRFFWNKHMIQDIIDLQVPEVDFWVTPIIQGFVQVEELVVNYNETSDEERSSPETPPQEVTCVDDIHPRFTVALISRRSRHRAGMRYKRRGVDTDGHVANYVETEQLIHVHSHTLSFVQTRGSVPVFWSQAGYRYNPRPRLEKGEKETMSYFSDHFEEQLKLYKKQVIINLVDQSGREKIIGDAYLKQVLLYNNPNLTYVSFDFHEHCRGMKFENVQILTDAISDIITDMKWAWVDQAGVICQQEGFFRVNCMDCLDRTNVVQASFARAVMEQQLKKLGVMPPEQPLPVKCYRIYQIMWANNGDTISRQYAGTAALKGDFTRTGERKLAGVMKDGVNSANRYYLNRFRDAYRQAVIDLMMGLPVTEDLYSIFSKEKEHEEKEKESQRGAQEQVSLLLQTYMQLLLPDDEKFHGGWALINCDMSLVDATNKDVDVLLLLSDKAYYIAYYDEEADKVNQYQRLNLEGLEKIEIGPEPTLFGKPKFCCMRLHYRSEETSGYFHTLRAATRNPEDDGKDTLQCIAEMLRITKQATGLDLLVVEKKLERRQSKPHEDIMGIQNKPADQGQGSSGLAQGKSFLLNKFSSLNQKVKQTKTNVNIGPFKPLGRLGTFSKPDVKVNFLKPTMHVNLWKSDSSLETSDNNPNTGVLKDIGDGHSEMSDDSDSYNSDPEHPCSGSLENVDYVLPSCGIVASNPRLGSRSQSIGSVELNIPSVIRVTGCDGKQESSPQASEDKSPGAASVAEEAILIDFGTPIEAYCHQFIQDAQTKPVEVFGEQPPAAVPLLNPAVPVQNKTLADSDKQPSSEPQQEPQLPRPSQLDVDSTTSGSNLLTVQKPSSAASGGSQRSLCSQLEGSLGPSPADSNGSRVVSPFAKIKSSMVQVASLTQAGLTQGINFAVAKVQKSPEPDTVVNEAQENELKAMFTQCQTRIIQI, from the exons caaCAGACCTGTTGTTAGCTTGGAATCCGGTGTGTTTGGGTTTGGTGGAAGGTGTCATTGGAAAGATTCAGCTTCACACAG ACCTTCCTCTCGGCCTCGTATTAATCCGCCAGAAAGCACTGGTGGGCATTTTACCAGGCAACCACAATGTCTACAAGATCACCAAGATAGCTGTCATTCCTCTCTCCGACGAAGAGCCGCAGGAGCTCGAGCTGGAG CTTTGCAAGAAGCATCACTTTGGAATCGACAAACCAGAGAAACTGGCCCAGTCTCCCGATGAGTCAAAGTTCTTGATGAAAACCTTCAGCCAGATCAAATCTAATGTGGCTGTGCCCATCAagaaaaag GTCAAGGAGAATAAAGAGAAGGAACGTCTGGAGAGGCGGCTGCTGGATGAGCTGTACAAGGTGTTCATGGACTCAGATTCCTTCTACTACAGCATGACCTACGACCTGACGAACACTGTGCAGCGTCAGGGAGACTCAGACAAGTCGGGACTACCCCTGTGGAAACAG GTGGACGATCGTTTCTTCTGGAATAAACACATGATCCAAGACATTATTGACCTTCAG GTGCCAGAGGTGGACTTTTGGGTGACACCGATCATCCAGGGCTTTGTACAGGTGGAGGAACTGGTGGTGAACTACAACGAGACGTCCGACGAGGAGAGGAGCAGCCCTGAGACTCCACCACAGGAGGTCACCTGCGTCGATGACATCCATCCCCGCTTCACCGTGGCCCTGATCTCCAGACGTAGCCGCCACCGCGCAG GGATGAGGTACAAACGCAGAGGAGTGGATACCGATGGCCACGTTGCTAACTATGTGGAGACAGAGCAGTTGATCCACGTGCACAGCCACACTCTGTCCTTTGTGCAGACTCGTGGCTCCGTGCCTGTCTTCTGGAGCCAGGCAGGGTACCGCTACAATCCCCGGCCACGCTTAGAGAAAG gTGAGAAGGAGACCATGTCCTACTTTTCTGATCACTTTGAAGAACAGCTCAAACTCTACAAAAAGCAG GTCATCATTAACTTAGTGGATCAAAGTGGACGGGAGAAGATAATTGGTGACGCGTATCTGAAGCAAGTCTTGCTTTACAACAACCCGAACCTCACATATGTTTCCTTCGACTTTCACGAGCACTG CCGAGGTATGAAGTTTGAGAACGTGCAAATACTGACAGATGCGATCTCTGATATCATCACTGACATGAAGTGGGCCTG GGTGGATCAGGCTGGAGTCATCTGCCAGCAGGAGGGCTTCTTTAGAGTCAACTGTATGGACTGTCTGGACAGGACCAATGTGGTCCAGGCTTCTTTTGCTCGGGCGGTGATGGAACAACAG CTTAAGAAACTAGGCGTGATGCCTCCGGAGCAGCCTCTGCCTGTCAAATGCTACAGGATTTATCAGATCATGTGGGCCAACAATGGAGACACCATCAGCAGACAGTACGCAGGCACAGCAGCTCTCAAG GGAGATTTCACCAGGACGGGGGAGAGGAAACTGGCTGGTGTGATGAAGGATGGTGTGAACTCAGCCAACCGCTACTATCTGAACCGCTTCAGGGACGCTTACAGACAAGCAGTCATCG ACCTAATGATGGGCCTGCCGGTGACGGAGGACCTGTACTCCATCTTCAGTAAGGAGAAGGAGCatgaagagaaggagaaagagagccaGAGGGGAGCACAGGAGCAGGTCAGCCTCCTGCTGCAGACCTACATGCAGCTTTTGCTGCCGGATGATGAGAAGTTTCATGGAGGTTGGGCACTCATCAATTGTGACATGAG CCTCGTTGATGCAACCAACAAAGACGTGGatgtgctgctgcttctgtctgACAAAGCCTATTACATTGCTTA CTACGATGAAGAAGCAGATAAAGTCAACCAATACCAGCGCCTCAATTTAGAGGGTTTGGAAAAGATCGAAATTG GTCCAGAGCCGACTCTGTTTGGGAAGCCAAAGTTCTGCTGCATGCGTTTGCATTACAGGAGTGAAGAGACGAGTGGATACTTTCACACGCTCAGAGCAGCAACACGAAATCCGGAGGATGACGGAAAAG ACACATTACAGTGCATAGCTGAGATGCTCCGCATAACTAAACAGGCCACGGGGCTGGACCTGCTGGTGGTTGAAAAGAAGCTGGAGAG GCGGCAGAGTAAACCTCATGAGGATATAATGGGCATTCAGAACAAACCTGCTGACCAGGGCCAGGGCAGCTCTGGACTCGCTCAGGGCAAAAGTTTCCTCCTCAACAAGTTCTCCTCTCTCAATCAGAAAGTGAAACAGACCAAGACGAACGTAAACATTGGCCCCTTCAAGCCCCTCGGGAGGCTGGGCACCTTCTCCAAACCTGACGTTAAGGTCAATTTCCTAAAGCCAACTATGCACGTCAACCTGTGGAAGTCAGACAGCAGCTTGGAGACTTCAGACAACAACCCCAACACAGGAGTGCTAAAAGATATCGGCGACGGGCACTCTGAAATGTCAGATGACTCCGACTCTTATAACTCTGACCCGGAGCACCCGTGTTCCGGTTCGTTAGAGAACGTGGACTATGTGCTGCCCAGCTGCGGCATCGTAGCATCAAATCCACGACTGGGCAGCCGCTCCCAGTCCATCGgcagcgtggagctaaacatcCCGTCTGTTATCCGAGTCACCGGCTGCGACGGGAAGCAGGAAAGCTCCCCGCAAGCCAGCGAAGACAAGTCCCCAGGGGCCGCCTCGGTGGCTGAAGAAGCCATTCTGATTGACTTTGGTACTCCCATTGAAGCCTACTGCCACCAGTTCATCCAGGACGCACAGACCAAACCCGTGGAGGTGTTTGGAGAGCAGCCTCCAGCCGCCGTCCCCCTACTCAACCCTGCCGTGCCTGTGCAGAATAAGACCCTAGCGGACTCGGACAAGCAGCCAAGCTCGGAGCCGCAGCAGGAGCCCCAGCTCCCCAGGCCGTCCCAGCTAGACGTCGACTCCACTACCTCCGGCTCCAACCTCCTCACCGTCCAGAAGCCCAGCTCCGCGGCCTCGGGAGGCTCCCAGAGGAGCCTGTGTTCACAGTTGGAGGGCAGCCTCGGCCCCTCGCCCGCCGACAGCAACGGCAGCCGAGTGGTGTCCCCCTTTGCCAAGATCAAGAGCTCCATGGTGCAGGTGGCCAGCCTCACCCAGGCGGGACTCACCCAGGGCATCAACTTTGCCGTGGCGAAGGTACAGAAGAGTCCGGAGCCAGACACTGTTGTCAACGAAGCCCAAGAGAACGAGCTGAAGGCAATGTTTACACAGTGCCAGACCAGGATCATTCAGATCTAG
- the mcmbp gene encoding mini-chromosome maintenance complex-binding protein isoform X2: MPSTHDWIDNPLGVVEGMFASQNNPNSGWEAKAVEFFKEHLKEKDSHTLVPSLNDVPLHYLKPNSLVKFRCLIQDMFDPEYYMGVYEAVDPSTKAKVQRCGKYKDVTDCAVEFNPMNTVTAERQTFYCVPIPGENPWVKESCAGSSQARVVPSTSYAPTRQKRSYEEDDDMDDMDTQPQKQRETHTAPQSQTEQHGNGDCKRRETEAPSNQTAPASHLDLNFPLPGEKGPSCLVKVYEDWDSFKLNDTLEVFGILSVSPALSALAEEKDASSSLLDPAESLMETAEEQRVHSPPASLVPRLHMLHARPLPHNNPLLPAATLQDNSAFLSSTLSEMASVRTELLTYFTHILLGDALAAEYLILHLISDVYSRRDVLPLGKFTLNLSGCPTVSSYTERVYKIIQQLVPSSFYLGMSLQNMNQMRLVPKKDYVANRLVSGALQLARNTSLFLDETQLEQGQLDTTGVHNVTALGNLISWQKVDYDFNYHQMEFPCNINVLIASEGRSLLPSDCQIHLQSQVAPTHMEEHLSMQPQASQLNKFRMYLSVARMLDYSISDEMTKSVEDDFVDMRKDDPQSVTAEDLHRMLVVARLLSLSLGQTTLSRDSWLRAKHMEMLRRSRMEQQKCVNGNEP; this comes from the exons ATGCCTTCCACTCATGACTGGATCGACAACCCGCTCGGTGTTGTTGAAGGGATGTTTG CTTCCCAGAACAATCCCAACTCAGGATGGGAGGCGAAAGCGGTTGAATTCTTTAAAGAGCATCTGAAAGAGAAGGACTCTCATACCCTG GTCCCGTCTCTGAACGACGTCCCTCTACACTACCTGAAGCCCAACAGCCTGGTGAAGTTTCGCTGCTTAATCCAAGACATGTTCGATCCGGAGTACTACATGGGAGTGTATGAGGCTGTTGACCCGTCCACAAAGGCTAAA GTGCAGCGATGTGGGAAGTACAAAGACGTGACAGACTGCGCT GTGGAGTTTAACCCCATGAACACGGtgactgcagagagacagaccttCTACTGTGTGCCAATCCCTGGAGAGAACCCCTGGGTGAAAGAGA GCTGTGCCGGCTCCAGCCAAGCCAGAGTGGTTCCCTCCACGTCGTACGCACCGACGAGACAGAAACGCAGCTACGAAGAGGACGACGACATGGACGACATGGACACACAGCCGCAGAAGCAGAGGGAGACGCACACTG CTCCTCAAAGTCAAACGGAGCAGCACGGGAACGGAGACTGTAAGCGGCGGGAGACAGAAGCTCCCTCCAACCAGACGGCTCCTGCCTCCCACCTCGACCTCAACTTCCCCCTGCCAGGAGAGAAAGGCCCCTCCTGCCTGGTCAAG GTATACGAGGACTGGGACAGCTTCAAACTGAACGACACGCTCGAGGTGTTCGGGATCCTCTCGGTCAGCCCGGCCCTCAGCGCTCTGGCTGAGGAGAA AGACGCCTCCTCGTCCCTCCTGGACCCTGCAGAGAGCCTGATGGAGACGGCGGAGGAGCAGAGAGTTCACAGCCCGCCGGCCTCGCTCGTCCCTCGCCTCCACATGCTCCACGCCAGGCCGCTGCCACACAACAACCCCCTGCTGCCCGCCGCCACCCTGCAGGACAACAGTGCAT TTTTATCTTCCACCCTGAGCGAGATGGCCTCCGTCAGGACGGAGCTGCTCACATACTTCACTCACATCCTTCTGGGAGACGCCCTGGCTGCAGAGTACCTCATCCTGCATCTCATCTCTGACGT CTACTCCAGACGGGACGTTCTCCCACTGGGCAAGTTCACCTTGAACCTGAGCGGCTGTCCGACCGTCTCCTCGTACACCGAACGCGTCTATAAGATCATCCAGCAGCTCGTGCCTTCC TCTTTCTATCTGGGCATGAGCCTCCAGAATATGAACCAGATGCGCTTAGTGCCAAAGAAGGACTATGTTGCCAACCGGCTTGTGAGTGGAGCGCTGCAGCTGGCCAGAAACACTTCCCTCTTCCTGGACGAGACCCAGCTGGAGCAGGGACAGCTGGACACAACAG GTGTGCATAACGTTACGGCCCTGGGCAACCTGATCTCGTGGCAGAAGGTTGATTATGACTTTAACTACCACCAGATGGAATTCCCCTGCAATATTAACGTGCTCATCGCGTCAGAGGGCCGCTCGCTGCTGCCG TCAGACTGCCAGATCCACCTACAGTCTCAGGTGGCCCCCACCCACATGGAGGAGCATCTCAGCATGCAGCCGCAGGCGTCACAGCTCAACAAGTTCAGGATGTACCTGAGCGTGGCTCGCATGCTCGACTACAGCATCTCTGATGAAATGACGAAG TCCGTCGAGGATGACTTTGTAGACATGAGGAAGGACGATCCGCAGAGCGTCACCGCAGAGGACCTGCACAGGATGCTCGTTGTGGCGAG gttgCTGTCTCTGAGCCTGGGACAGACGACTCTGTCCAGAGACAGCTGGCTGAGAGCCAAACACATGGAGATGCTGCGAAGGAGCCGGATGGAGCAGCAAAAGTGTGTCAACGGCAACGAGCCGTGa